A window from bacterium encodes these proteins:
- the ispH gene encoding 4-hydroxy-3-methylbut-2-enyl diphosphate reductase, with amino-acid sequence MKIIVASDAGFCFGVKRATKAAFEAATAAPGPVYTLGELIHNPQVVKQLERVGVRVARGVAGVGTGTVIIRSHGLPPAVLQALEAQGADVLDLTCPTVKAVQQRAATLAREGYEVVIIGDRDHPEVEAIAGYAGPAAVIVNSEEEAAAVPRIEKMGVVMQTTHDVTTCRLIVGVLLDKAHEIRVFNTLCDATAKRQKAALELARGVDVMVVVGGRNSANTARLAEICRRAGAEAYHVETAEELKADWFDGVETVGVTAGTSTPDWVIDEVVAKLETLSVAGK; translated from the coding sequence GTGAAGATAATCGTGGCGTCGGACGCCGGCTTCTGCTTCGGCGTGAAGCGCGCGACCAAGGCGGCGTTCGAGGCGGCGACCGCGGCGCCCGGGCCGGTGTATACGCTCGGCGAACTAATACATAACCCCCAGGTCGTTAAGCAGCTCGAGCGCGTGGGGGTACGCGTCGCGCGCGGCGTTGCCGGCGTCGGTACCGGCACCGTGATAATAAGGTCCCACGGCCTTCCCCCCGCGGTCCTACAAGCGCTCGAGGCGCAGGGGGCGGACGTTTTGGACTTGACTTGCCCTACGGTGAAGGCCGTACAACAACGGGCCGCGACCCTCGCCCGCGAGGGCTACGAGGTGGTCATAATCGGCGACCGCGACCACCCGGAGGTCGAGGCTATAGCCGGGTACGCGGGTCCGGCCGCCGTTATCGTCAATTCCGAGGAGGAGGCGGCGGCCGTCCCCCGCATCGAGAAGATGGGCGTCGTGATGCAGACGACCCACGACGTGACGACTTGCCGCCTTATTGTCGGCGTTCTACTCGACAAGGCGCACGAGATTCGCGTCTTCAACACGCTGTGCGACGCGACGGCGAAACGCCAGAAGGCCGCGCTCGAGCTCGCGCGCGGCGTCGACGTAATGGTCGTGGTGGGAGGCCGCAACAGCGCCAACACCGCCCGCTTGGCCGAAATATGCCGGCGGGCCGGCGCCGAGGCGTACCACGTCGAGACCGCCGAGGAGCTCAAAGCCGATTGGTTCGACGGCGTCGAAACCGTTGGCGTTACCGCCGGGACGTCGACGCCGGATTGGGTAATCGACGAGGTCGTCGCGAAACTGGAGACGTTGTCGGTTGCCGGTAAGTGA
- a CDS encoding lysophospholipid acyltransferase family protein has protein sequence MRVDVGHLLRVVLWRVSHFFVAWPLGKIYFDFETRGLERLPLRGGVLAAANHASYLDPPLLGNATPRVMYYMARADLFGGKFGGPFIKAWGAFPIRRDMWSAGGLKEALRKLDEGKLVLYFPEGTRTYDGGLRKPMVGAGLLAYLARAPVVPVYIDGTFRVLPRGVKFPRRAKVTVSFGPPVDLASYRRMPASKETYNAIADDIMAGIAALRGGGPAAAPAAGEGAA, from the coding sequence ATGCGCGTCGACGTCGGACATCTTTTACGGGTTGTGCTTTGGCGGGTTTCGCATTTCTTCGTCGCCTGGCCGTTGGGTAAAATTTATTTCGACTTCGAAACGCGCGGTTTGGAACGCCTACCGTTACGGGGGGGCGTTTTGGCCGCGGCGAACCATGCGTCTTACCTCGACCCGCCGCTGCTGGGAAACGCGACGCCGCGCGTAATGTACTATATGGCGCGCGCGGACCTGTTCGGCGGCAAGTTCGGCGGCCCGTTTATTAAGGCGTGGGGCGCGTTCCCCATTCGACGCGATATGTGGTCCGCCGGCGGTTTGAAAGAAGCGCTCCGCAAACTCGACGAGGGGAAGCTCGTTTTATATTTTCCCGAGGGTACGCGTACGTACGACGGCGGCCTCCGGAAGCCGATGGTGGGAGCGGGGCTGCTGGCGTATCTGGCCCGGGCGCCGGTAGTGCCGGTTTACATCGACGGCACGTTTCGCGTACTGCCCCGCGGCGTTAAGTTTCCCCGGCGGGCGAAAGTGACGGTGTCCTTCGGCCCCCCCGTAGATTTGGCGTCGTACCGGCGGATGCCCGCGTCGAAGGAAACCTACAACGCTATAGCCGACGATATTATGGCCGGCATCGCGGCGCTGCGCGGCGGCGGCCCCGCCGCCGCCCCCGCCGCCGGAGAGGGGGCGGCGTGA
- the cmk gene encoding (d)CMP kinase, translated as MTTEGRDVAVVVALDGPAAAGKSTVGRAVARRLGFSFVETGKLYRVLALIAVRDKLPLDDGPRLAAAFNKADVRYTVNDGEPLVAVDGEDVTAELAGGDVAEAASAISALPEVRAALLPLQRRLAEPSGAVVEGRDVGTVVFPDATYKFYLDASPAERARRRARDFAAAGKDVAAEEVERDLAARDGRDAARAAAPLRRADDAVYVDTTARTFEEVVDFIVDYVTRGKEARAAG; from the coding sequence GTGACTACTGAAGGCCGTGACGTCGCGGTGGTCGTAGCTCTGGACGGGCCGGCCGCCGCGGGAAAGAGTACCGTGGGAAGGGCCGTCGCGCGCCGGCTCGGGTTTTCGTTCGTCGAAACCGGTAAGTTGTACCGGGTTTTGGCGCTGATAGCGGTACGCGATAAACTCCCGCTGGACGACGGCCCGCGCCTGGCGGCCGCGTTTAATAAAGCGGACGTGCGGTATACCGTAAACGACGGCGAGCCGCTCGTAGCGGTGGACGGCGAAGACGTCACGGCCGAGCTCGCCGGCGGCGACGTGGCCGAGGCGGCGTCGGCGATATCGGCGTTGCCGGAGGTGCGGGCGGCGTTGTTGCCGCTGCAGCGACGTTTGGCGGAACCGTCGGGGGCGGTCGTCGAAGGTCGGGACGTGGGCACGGTCGTTTTCCCGGACGCGACCTACAAGTTCTACCTCGACGCATCGCCGGCCGAGCGCGCGAGGCGTCGCGCGCGCGACTTCGCGGCGGCGGGGAAGGACGTCGCGGCCGAAGAGGTGGAGAGGGATTTGGCGGCGCGCGACGGTCGCGACGCGGCTCGAGCCGCGGCCCCCCTCCGGCGCGCCGACGACGCGGTGTACGTCGATACGACCGCGAGGACGTTCGAGGAGGTCGTCGATTTTATCGTGGATTACGTTACGAGAGGGAAGGAGGCGCGCGCCGCCGGATAA
- a CDS encoding pseudouridine synthase encodes MVGYSALTLAINIPGNSEKVSGIRINRYLAMCGLGARRAVERLVREGRVVVDGAVVDDLAFRVPPGAAVSVGGKEVRPGRRFRYVAYHKRRGVLTTTRDPFRRRTVRDDLPRQLRDLKPVGRLDGDTEGLLLLTDDGSFAQRVAHPSFGVVKKYVVDVSGRMTKKDIAALERGVELLDGHMGKVKVDSVERTAAGSTVTVSAGYGRKRMIRQMFAALGHKVKVLRRVAVGPVTLGRLCPGEWRELTEEEVAALGDY; translated from the coding sequence ATTGTTGGGTATTCAGCTCTAACCCTTGCGATTAATATCCCAGGTAATAGCGAAAAAGTTTCCGGCATCCGCATCAACCGGTACCTGGCGATGTGCGGCCTGGGCGCGCGAAGGGCCGTCGAGCGGTTGGTGAGGGAAGGCCGCGTCGTAGTCGACGGCGCCGTCGTCGACGACCTGGCGTTTCGCGTTCCGCCCGGGGCGGCGGTTTCGGTCGGCGGCAAGGAGGTAAGGCCGGGGCGACGCTTCCGCTACGTGGCGTATCATAAGCGGCGGGGCGTTTTGACGACGACGCGGGACCCGTTCCGCCGTAGGACGGTACGCGACGATCTGCCGCGGCAGCTGCGAGACCTGAAGCCGGTGGGGCGGCTCGACGGCGATACCGAGGGCTTGCTCCTGTTGACCGACGACGGCTCGTTCGCCCAGCGCGTGGCCCACCCCTCGTTCGGCGTCGTCAAGAAGTACGTCGTGGACGTTAGCGGCCGTATGACGAAAAAGGACATCGCCGCGCTGGAGCGTGGCGTCGAATTGCTGGACGGCCATATGGGCAAGGTGAAGGTCGATTCCGTCGAACGGACCGCCGCCGGCTCGACCGTTACGGTCAGCGCCGGTTACGGCCGGAAGCGTATGATACGTCAAATGTTCGCGGCCTTGGGCCACAAGGTGAAGGTGTTGCGCCGCGTCGCCGTGGGGCCGGTAACGCTCGGCCGCCTGTGCCCCGGCGAGTGGCGGGAACTTACCGAAGAGGAGGTTGCGGCCCTGGGTGACTACTGA
- a CDS encoding XcyI family restriction endonuclease, which yields MCKSLFTIDSKKYGIYITDAFKRTIEEINIEKLDRELNTYVKAELLARVASYGLRGEVFFPVPYLLESNPFLLGYYRLLYGLSQKEFYSKGPFGKFKCLEDRGEIPTRIAQSIRPLCESLIATGGALIGNIDYLAIDTVHDLQLLTLGPQFRGSENTRIGKEAVKEFFELIENLVSGYIKDTTKRSILIENDSGRKIIIEFSNDPDVRIIQLLPDRYQKILSIEIKGGKDVSNVHNRLGEAEKSHLKAKNLGYPQFWTVLKIDVDLPRAKSESPTTTRFFNMDKIIDAGTEEGRDFRDLVGVLLGIQL from the coding sequence ATCTGCAAATCGCTTTTTACTATCGACTCAAAGAAATACGGGATTTATATAACGGACGCTTTTAAGAGAACAATCGAAGAAATAAACATCGAGAAATTGGACCGCGAATTGAATACGTACGTGAAGGCCGAGCTTTTAGCTCGGGTTGCGTCTTATGGTCTGCGGGGCGAGGTATTTTTCCCTGTACCTTATCTACTAGAAAGCAACCCGTTCCTCCTCGGTTATTATCGCTTACTGTACGGTCTTTCCCAAAAGGAATTTTATAGTAAGGGCCCTTTCGGTAAGTTCAAGTGCCTGGAGGATCGCGGCGAAATACCAACCAGGATCGCTCAATCTATTAGACCTTTATGCGAAAGCCTTATAGCTACCGGCGGGGCGCTAATAGGGAATATCGATTACCTTGCTATTGATACCGTGCACGATTTGCAATTGCTTACGTTAGGGCCGCAGTTCCGCGGGAGCGAAAATACGAGGATAGGAAAAGAAGCGGTAAAGGAATTTTTCGAATTAATAGAAAATTTAGTATCGGGGTATATAAAAGACACCACTAAACGTTCCATTCTGATCGAGAATGATTCCGGACGGAAAATAATAATCGAATTTTCGAACGACCCGGACGTTAGGATTATTCAATTGCTCCCCGATAGGTACCAAAAGATATTATCAATAGAAATAAAAGGGGGTAAAGACGTATCGAACGTTCATAACCGTTTGGGCGAAGCAGAGAAAAGTCATTTGAAAGCAAAGAACTTGGGATATCCCCAGTTTTGGACCGTTTTAAAAATCGATGTAGACTTGCCGCGTGCAAAAAGCGAATCCCCTACGACTACCCGGTTTTTTAATATGGATAAAATAATCGACGCCGGGACCGAAGAAGGAAGAGATTTCCGCGATTTAGTAGGTGTATTGTTGGGTATTCAGCTCTAA
- a CDS encoding site-specific DNA-methyltransferase produces MVNNRDRYLNGTTRLIKSEPEGSRIIVGDARVLLKELPSENFRCCITSPPYWGTRDYRVEGQIGSEEYLPDYLTNLGDVFKEVKRVLTNDGLLWLNLGDTYTSGDRNRRAPDKKNPARAMDYRPPTPEGLKPKDLIGVPWRVAFYLQERGWYLRSDIIWYKPNCQPESVKDRPTRAHEYIFMFSKSEKYFYDYDAMQEVAGPNGKPRNKRTVWRLKTVAFPGAHFATFPPGLIEPCISASTEPGDSVLDPFFGSGTVGEVCLKFNRKFAGIELNDEYASIAKRRLGWE; encoded by the coding sequence ATGGTAAATAACCGGGATCGTTATTTGAACGGGACTACCAGGCTTATTAAAAGCGAGCCGGAAGGTAGCCGTATAATCGTCGGCGACGCCAGGGTTTTATTAAAGGAACTGCCGTCGGAGAATTTCCGGTGTTGCATTACGAGCCCTCCGTATTGGGGAACGCGCGATTACCGTGTTGAAGGCCAGATCGGTTCCGAGGAATACTTGCCGGATTACTTAACGAATTTAGGGGATGTTTTTAAAGAAGTTAAGAGGGTTTTAACGAACGACGGTTTGTTATGGTTAAACTTAGGCGATACATATACTAGCGGCGATCGAAATAGAAGAGCTCCTGATAAAAAGAACCCGGCGCGGGCAATGGATTATAGGCCTCCCACGCCCGAAGGCTTGAAACCGAAAGACCTTATTGGCGTACCTTGGCGTGTCGCTTTTTATTTACAAGAGCGGGGGTGGTACCTCCGTTCGGATATCATTTGGTATAAACCCAACTGCCAACCCGAGTCCGTAAAAGACCGGCCTACGCGCGCCCACGAATACATATTTATGTTTTCAAAATCGGAAAAATATTTTTACGACTACGACGCCATGCAAGAAGTCGCGGGCCCGAACGGGAAGCCTCGGAATAAAAGGACCGTTTGGCGCTTAAAAACTGTGGCTTTCCCGGGGGCACACTTCGCTACCTTTCCCCCCGGTCTTATCGAACCCTGTATATCGGCGTCTACTGAACCCGGAGATTCGGTTTTAGACCCGTTTTTCGGGTCCGGGACCGTCGGTGAAGTGTGTTTGAAATTTAACCGTAAATTCGCGGGGATTGAGCTTAACGACGAATACGCTTCTATCGCGAAAAGAAGATTAGGCTGGGAGTGA
- the scpB gene encoding SMC-Scp complex subunit ScpB, producing the protein MNADDERQDLPLKNVVEAVLFVAPDPLPLKKLAALTGASPDELRTVIGELQGEYAGRGVELAYVGGGYRFYSRPEYAPWAKQVLPIERGPRLSRAAVETLAIVAYRQPLTRVAVEEVRGVNSDAVLKTLLDKKLIITDGREDAPGRPFRYRTTKKFLQHFGLAALNDLPSLEEPETGG; encoded by the coding sequence ATGAACGCGGACGACGAACGACAGGACCTGCCCCTCAAGAACGTAGTCGAGGCGGTGCTGTTCGTCGCGCCGGACCCGTTGCCCCTAAAAAAACTCGCCGCCCTGACCGGCGCCTCGCCGGACGAGCTCCGGACGGTAATCGGGGAACTCCAGGGGGAATACGCGGGCCGCGGCGTCGAGCTGGCGTACGTGGGGGGCGGGTACCGCTTCTACTCCCGGCCCGAGTACGCGCCCTGGGCCAAGCAGGTTCTACCCATCGAGAGGGGCCCCCGGTTGAGCCGGGCCGCGGTCGAGACGCTGGCGATAGTCGCCTACCGGCAGCCCCTAACGCGCGTCGCCGTCGAGGAGGTCCGGGGCGTCAACAGCGACGCTGTTTTAAAGACTTTACTCGATAAAAAGTTGATTATTACCGACGGCCGCGAAGACGCGCCCGGGCGCCCCTTCCGATATCGCACCACGAAGAAATTCCTCCAACACTTCGGCCTTGCCGCCCTGAACGACCTCCCGTCGCTGGAAGAGCCCGAGACGGGGGGGTAG